Proteins from one Pseudoliparis swirei isolate HS2019 ecotype Mariana Trench chromosome 22, NWPU_hadal_v1, whole genome shotgun sequence genomic window:
- the zp3d.2 gene encoding zona pellucida sperm-binding protein 3d.2, which yields MKTFPPLLLFMLQLTLPTLPASEALTRTSNVSRRDTGSLLVRSTGPEPVLDALLPTRAHAAGPPERSAVSVKCELNMMRVQVHRSVLGTGQPDSRLTLGTCGASRATRDYVLFDYDVSMCGTRRAMVNNQVAYLNELHYDPLRLQGPIRRAVPFRLSVACHYNRYQFSDYTPKLRQSAAPMKTRTKLVLTARNAQWESLPPSSQYSLGRSMYFQAEAPPLLREERLYVHRCYATPENSHSSTPQVPVVENSGCMVDSKASRSRFVQYKRNVVRFSVNSFHFIGVTNQQLFMHCSMSVGSSVPTATAKACNYNPQTSRWEELYGPDSVCSCCDSSCSAAASTVTKIISSQPWTIDPKVKPRKSSRRKPATTTTTTAAAAQETSRAAAVTPPGGAEQEWLFGGGGVSWVEVEERQVKGSAVVEEEEVEEVTAPHTIFDEIFGF from the exons ATGAAAACTTTCCCCCCGCTGCTGCTGTTCATGCTGCAGCTCACGTTACCGACGTTACCGGCGTCCGAGGCGTTAACGCGCACGAGCAACGTCTCCCGGAGGGACACCGGGTCCCTCCTGGTCAGAAGCACGGGACCGGAGCCCGTCCTGGACGCTCTGCTCCCGACTCGGGCCCACGCCGCCGGTCCGCCCGAACGTTCGGCTGTTTCCGTGAAGTGCGAGCTCAACATGATGCGCGTGCAGGTGCACCGGAGTGTTCTGGGCACCGGGCAACCGGACTCCCGCCTCACGCTGGGGACCTGCGGGGCCAGCAGAGCCACGAGGGACTACGTGCTCTTCGACTATGACGTCAGCATGTGTGGGACCAGGCGCGCG aTGGTTAATAACCAGGTGGCTTATTTAAATGAGCTGCATTATGACCCGTTAAGGCTCCAGGGACCAATCAGGAGAGCGGTGCCCTTCCGCCTGTCGGTGGCCTGTCACTACAACCG gtACCAATTCTCTGATTACACGCCGAAGCTGCGTCAGAGCGCCGCGCCGATGAAGACCAGAACGAAGTTAGTTCTGACTGCTCGAAATG cccagTGGGAAAGTCTCCCCCCGTCGAGTCAGTACTCTCTCGGCAGGTCCATGTACTTCCAGGCcgaggctccgcccctcctccggGAGGAGAGGCTGTACGTTCACCGGTGTTACGCAACGCCAGAGAACTCTCACTCCTCCACGCCGCAGGTCCCCGTGGTGGAGAACTCTGG gtGTATGGTAGACAGTAAGGCCAGTCGCTCCAGATTCGTCCAATACAAACGGAATGTGGTGAGATTCTCAGTGAATTCCTTCCACTTCATCGGAGTGACCaaccag CAGCTCTTCATGCACTGCTCCATGTCCGTGGGCAGCTCCGTTCCCACGGCAACGGCCAAGGCCTGCAACTACAACCCCCAGACCTCCAG GTGGGAGGAGCTCTACGGACCGGACTCCGTGTGCAGCTGCTGCGACTCCAGCTGCAGCGCCGCTGCCTCCACAG TGACCAAAATAATCAGCAGTCAGCCGTGGACGATCGACCCGAAAGTGAAACCCAGAAAATCATCAAGAAGGAAGCcggccacaacaacaacaacaacagcagcagcagcacaggagACGAGCAGAGCGGCGGCCGTGACTCCACCCGGTGGGGCGGAGCAGGAGTGGCtgttcggaggaggaggagtgtcgtgggtggaggtggaggagaggcaggtgaagggctccgcagtggtggaggaggaggaggtggaggaggtcacAGCACCTCACACTATATTTGATGAGATCTTTGGTTTTTGA
- the fli1rs gene encoding fli-1 proto-oncogene, ETS transcription factor-related sequence isoform X2 yields the protein MDCTIKEALTAVSEAPPLFEPAYAAAHMKAEMTPPGGFGGHASKRSPEPPDPEWAGPGKRGDHVNGPSRESPVDCSVTKRSRPMSGDPGGPMPPYPSSYPEPRAGPQPPPPATGVTEEKRVIVPADPEVWTQDHVRQWLDWAIKEYVLEEVDVMLFQALDGKALCKMSKDDMMRFTSAYNADILLSHLSYLRQSSPTFSYSTTPTNTTTPPPAAPAPAQPRLQVKAGPSMEQQHSSRATEPAPRIIQDPYQTLGPISSRLANPDAVSTAKNRAAKPSPYKLPDPSAHRPVGSGQIQLWQFLLELLSDSNNAGIITWEGTNGEFKMTDPDEVAKRWGERKSKPNMNYDKLSRALRYYYDKNIMTKVHGKRYAYKFDFQGISQAHHNHSAEGGGGGGMVKYQTEMSYVQPYHSHQPKMNFMGGHTAPMPVSPGSFFSPPSTYWNSPSSPIYPGSAMTRHPAAHSHLSSYY from the exons ATGGACTGTACGATAAAG GAAGCGCTGACCGCGGTGAgcgaggccccgcccctcttcGAGCCGGCCTACGCCGCCGCGCACATGAAGGCTGAGATGACGCCGCCCGGCGGCTTCGGAGGCCACGCCTCCAAGCGGAGCCCCGAGCCCCCCGATCCGGAGTGGGCGGGGCCGGGGAAACGAGGAGACCACGTCAACGGGCCCAG CCGTGAGTCCCCGGTTGACTGCAGCGTCACCAAGCGCTCCCGACCCATGAGCGGCGACCCCGGGGGCCCGATGCCGCCGTACCCGTCCTCGTACCCGGAGCCGCGCGCCGGCCCCCAGCCGCCCCCCCCGGCCACCGGCGTCACGGAGGAGAAGAGGGTTATCGTGCCGGCAG ACCCGGAGGTCTGGACCCAGGACCACGTGCGCCAGTGGCTGGACTGGGCCATCAAGGAGTACGtcctggaggaggtggacgTGATGCTGTTCCAGGCGCTGGACGGCAAGGCGCTGTGCAAGATGAGCAAGGACGACATGATGCGCTTCACGTCGGCCTACAACGCCGACATCCTGCTCTCGCATCTCAGCTACCTCCGCCAGA gtAGCCCGACGTTCTCGTACTCCACGACTCCGACCAACACCACcacacctccaccagcagcaccagcacctgcacAGCCCAGACTACAGGTGAAAGCAG GTCCCTCCATGGAGCAGCAGCACAGCTCCAGGGCCACGGAGCCGGCTCCTAGGATCATCCAAG ACCCGTATCAGACTCTAGGGCCCATCAGCAGCCGGCTCGCCAACCCAG ACGCCGTCAGCACGGCCAAGAACCGGGCTGCCAAACCGAGTCCGTACAAGCTGCCCGACCCCAGCGCTCACCGGCCTGTGG GCTCGGGTCAGATCCAGCTGTGGCAGTtcctgctggagctgctgtCCGACAGCAACAACGCCGGCATCATCACGTGGGAGGGAACCAACGGCGAGTTCAAGATGACGGACCCGGACGAGGTGGCCAAGCGCTGGGGCGAGCGCAAGAGCAAGCCCAACATGAACTACGACAAGCTGAGCCGCGCGCTGCGCTACTACTACGACAAGAACATCATGACCAAGGTGCACGGCAAGCGCTACGCCTACAAGTTCGACTTCCAGGGCATCTCGCAGGCCCACCACAACCACTCGGCggaggggggcggcggcggggggatGGTCAAGTACCAGACGGAGATGTCCTACGTGCAGCCCTACCACAGCCACCAGCCCAAAATGAACTTCATGGGGGGCCACACCGCCCCCATGCCCGTGTCCCCCGGGAGCTTCTTCAGCCCGCCGTCGACGTACTGGAACTCCCCCAGCAGCCCCATCTACCCCGGGTCGGCCATGACCCGGCACCCCGCGGCCCACTCCCACCTGAGCTCGTACTACTGA
- the fli1rs gene encoding fli-1 proto-oncogene, ETS transcription factor-related sequence isoform X4, whose product MKAEMTPPGGFGGHASKRSPEPPDPEWAGPGKRGDHVNGPSRESPVDCSVTKRSRPMSGDPGGPMPPYPSSYPEPRAGPQPPPPATGVTEEKRVIVPADPEVWTQDHVRQWLDWAIKEYVLEEVDVMLFQALDGKALCKMSKDDMMRFTSAYNADILLSHLSYLRQSSPTFSYSTTPTNTTTPPPAAPAPAQPRLQVKAESGGFEEISCRSSWAANSMSAAPKGPSMEQQHSSRATEPAPRIIQDPYQTLGPISSRLANPDAVSTAKNRAAKPSPYKLPDPSAHRPVGSGQIQLWQFLLELLSDSNNAGIITWEGTNGEFKMTDPDEVAKRWGERKSKPNMNYDKLSRALRYYYDKNIMTKVHGKRYAYKFDFQGISQAHHNHSAEGGGGGGMVKYQTEMSYVQPYHSHQPKMNFMGGHTAPMPVSPGSFFSPPSTYWNSPSSPIYPGSAMTRHPAAHSHLSSYY is encoded by the exons ATGAAGGCTGAGATGACGCCGCCCGGCGGCTTCGGAGGCCACGCCTCCAAGCGGAGCCCCGAGCCCCCCGATCCGGAGTGGGCGGGGCCGGGGAAACGAGGAGACCACGTCAACGGGCCCAG CCGTGAGTCCCCGGTTGACTGCAGCGTCACCAAGCGCTCCCGACCCATGAGCGGCGACCCCGGGGGCCCGATGCCGCCGTACCCGTCCTCGTACCCGGAGCCGCGCGCCGGCCCCCAGCCGCCCCCCCCGGCCACCGGCGTCACGGAGGAGAAGAGGGTTATCGTGCCGGCAG ACCCGGAGGTCTGGACCCAGGACCACGTGCGCCAGTGGCTGGACTGGGCCATCAAGGAGTACGtcctggaggaggtggacgTGATGCTGTTCCAGGCGCTGGACGGCAAGGCGCTGTGCAAGATGAGCAAGGACGACATGATGCGCTTCACGTCGGCCTACAACGCCGACATCCTGCTCTCGCATCTCAGCTACCTCCGCCAGA gtAGCCCGACGTTCTCGTACTCCACGACTCCGACCAACACCACcacacctccaccagcagcaccagcacctgcacAGCCCAGACTACAGGTGAAAGCAG agagcgGCGGCTTTGAGGAGATCagctgcaggagcagctgggcGGCCAACAGCATGAGCGCCGCGCCAAAAG GTCCCTCCATGGAGCAGCAGCACAGCTCCAGGGCCACGGAGCCGGCTCCTAGGATCATCCAAG ACCCGTATCAGACTCTAGGGCCCATCAGCAGCCGGCTCGCCAACCCAG ACGCCGTCAGCACGGCCAAGAACCGGGCTGCCAAACCGAGTCCGTACAAGCTGCCCGACCCCAGCGCTCACCGGCCTGTGG GCTCGGGTCAGATCCAGCTGTGGCAGTtcctgctggagctgctgtCCGACAGCAACAACGCCGGCATCATCACGTGGGAGGGAACCAACGGCGAGTTCAAGATGACGGACCCGGACGAGGTGGCCAAGCGCTGGGGCGAGCGCAAGAGCAAGCCCAACATGAACTACGACAAGCTGAGCCGCGCGCTGCGCTACTACTACGACAAGAACATCATGACCAAGGTGCACGGCAAGCGCTACGCCTACAAGTTCGACTTCCAGGGCATCTCGCAGGCCCACCACAACCACTCGGCggaggggggcggcggcggggggatGGTCAAGTACCAGACGGAGATGTCCTACGTGCAGCCCTACCACAGCCACCAGCCCAAAATGAACTTCATGGGGGGCCACACCGCCCCCATGCCCGTGTCCCCCGGGAGCTTCTTCAGCCCGCCGTCGACGTACTGGAACTCCCCCAGCAGCCCCATCTACCCCGGGTCGGCCATGACCCGGCACCCCGCGGCCCACTCCCACCTGAGCTCGTACTACTGA
- the fli1rs gene encoding fli-1 proto-oncogene, ETS transcription factor-related sequence isoform X1, whose translation MDCTIKEALTAVSEAPPLFEPAYAAAHMKAEMTPPGGFGGHASKRSPEPPDPEWAGPGKRGDHVNGPSRESPVDCSVTKRSRPMSGDPGGPMPPYPSSYPEPRAGPQPPPPATGVTEEKRVIVPADPEVWTQDHVRQWLDWAIKEYVLEEVDVMLFQALDGKALCKMSKDDMMRFTSAYNADILLSHLSYLRQSSPTFSYSTTPTNTTTPPPAAPAPAQPRLQVKAESGGFEEISCRSSWAANSMSAAPKGPSMEQQHSSRATEPAPRIIQDPYQTLGPISSRLANPDAVSTAKNRAAKPSPYKLPDPSAHRPVGSGQIQLWQFLLELLSDSNNAGIITWEGTNGEFKMTDPDEVAKRWGERKSKPNMNYDKLSRALRYYYDKNIMTKVHGKRYAYKFDFQGISQAHHNHSAEGGGGGGMVKYQTEMSYVQPYHSHQPKMNFMGGHTAPMPVSPGSFFSPPSTYWNSPSSPIYPGSAMTRHPAAHSHLSSYY comes from the exons ATGGACTGTACGATAAAG GAAGCGCTGACCGCGGTGAgcgaggccccgcccctcttcGAGCCGGCCTACGCCGCCGCGCACATGAAGGCTGAGATGACGCCGCCCGGCGGCTTCGGAGGCCACGCCTCCAAGCGGAGCCCCGAGCCCCCCGATCCGGAGTGGGCGGGGCCGGGGAAACGAGGAGACCACGTCAACGGGCCCAG CCGTGAGTCCCCGGTTGACTGCAGCGTCACCAAGCGCTCCCGACCCATGAGCGGCGACCCCGGGGGCCCGATGCCGCCGTACCCGTCCTCGTACCCGGAGCCGCGCGCCGGCCCCCAGCCGCCCCCCCCGGCCACCGGCGTCACGGAGGAGAAGAGGGTTATCGTGCCGGCAG ACCCGGAGGTCTGGACCCAGGACCACGTGCGCCAGTGGCTGGACTGGGCCATCAAGGAGTACGtcctggaggaggtggacgTGATGCTGTTCCAGGCGCTGGACGGCAAGGCGCTGTGCAAGATGAGCAAGGACGACATGATGCGCTTCACGTCGGCCTACAACGCCGACATCCTGCTCTCGCATCTCAGCTACCTCCGCCAGA gtAGCCCGACGTTCTCGTACTCCACGACTCCGACCAACACCACcacacctccaccagcagcaccagcacctgcacAGCCCAGACTACAGGTGAAAGCAG agagcgGCGGCTTTGAGGAGATCagctgcaggagcagctgggcGGCCAACAGCATGAGCGCCGCGCCAAAAG GTCCCTCCATGGAGCAGCAGCACAGCTCCAGGGCCACGGAGCCGGCTCCTAGGATCATCCAAG ACCCGTATCAGACTCTAGGGCCCATCAGCAGCCGGCTCGCCAACCCAG ACGCCGTCAGCACGGCCAAGAACCGGGCTGCCAAACCGAGTCCGTACAAGCTGCCCGACCCCAGCGCTCACCGGCCTGTGG GCTCGGGTCAGATCCAGCTGTGGCAGTtcctgctggagctgctgtCCGACAGCAACAACGCCGGCATCATCACGTGGGAGGGAACCAACGGCGAGTTCAAGATGACGGACCCGGACGAGGTGGCCAAGCGCTGGGGCGAGCGCAAGAGCAAGCCCAACATGAACTACGACAAGCTGAGCCGCGCGCTGCGCTACTACTACGACAAGAACATCATGACCAAGGTGCACGGCAAGCGCTACGCCTACAAGTTCGACTTCCAGGGCATCTCGCAGGCCCACCACAACCACTCGGCggaggggggcggcggcggggggatGGTCAAGTACCAGACGGAGATGTCCTACGTGCAGCCCTACCACAGCCACCAGCCCAAAATGAACTTCATGGGGGGCCACACCGCCCCCATGCCCGTGTCCCCCGGGAGCTTCTTCAGCCCGCCGTCGACGTACTGGAACTCCCCCAGCAGCCCCATCTACCCCGGGTCGGCCATGACCCGGCACCCCGCGGCCCACTCCCACCTGAGCTCGTACTACTGA
- the fli1rs gene encoding fli-1 proto-oncogene, ETS transcription factor-related sequence isoform X3, with protein MDCTIKEALTAVSEAPPLFEPAYAAAHMKAEMTPPGGFGGHASKRSPEPPDPEWAGPGKRGDHVNGPSRESPVDCSVTKRSRPMSGDPGGPMPPYPSSYPEPRAGPQPPPPATGVTEEKRVIVPADPEVWTQDHVRQWLDWAIKEYVLEEVDVMLFQALDGKALCKMSKDDMMRFTSAYNADILLSHLSYLRQSSPTFSYSTTPTNTTTPPPAAPAPAQPRLQVKAESGGFEEISCRSSWAANSMSAAPKGPSMEQQHSSRATEPAPRIIQDPYQTLGPISSRLANPGSGQIQLWQFLLELLSDSNNAGIITWEGTNGEFKMTDPDEVAKRWGERKSKPNMNYDKLSRALRYYYDKNIMTKVHGKRYAYKFDFQGISQAHHNHSAEGGGGGGMVKYQTEMSYVQPYHSHQPKMNFMGGHTAPMPVSPGSFFSPPSTYWNSPSSPIYPGSAMTRHPAAHSHLSSYY; from the exons ATGGACTGTACGATAAAG GAAGCGCTGACCGCGGTGAgcgaggccccgcccctcttcGAGCCGGCCTACGCCGCCGCGCACATGAAGGCTGAGATGACGCCGCCCGGCGGCTTCGGAGGCCACGCCTCCAAGCGGAGCCCCGAGCCCCCCGATCCGGAGTGGGCGGGGCCGGGGAAACGAGGAGACCACGTCAACGGGCCCAG CCGTGAGTCCCCGGTTGACTGCAGCGTCACCAAGCGCTCCCGACCCATGAGCGGCGACCCCGGGGGCCCGATGCCGCCGTACCCGTCCTCGTACCCGGAGCCGCGCGCCGGCCCCCAGCCGCCCCCCCCGGCCACCGGCGTCACGGAGGAGAAGAGGGTTATCGTGCCGGCAG ACCCGGAGGTCTGGACCCAGGACCACGTGCGCCAGTGGCTGGACTGGGCCATCAAGGAGTACGtcctggaggaggtggacgTGATGCTGTTCCAGGCGCTGGACGGCAAGGCGCTGTGCAAGATGAGCAAGGACGACATGATGCGCTTCACGTCGGCCTACAACGCCGACATCCTGCTCTCGCATCTCAGCTACCTCCGCCAGA gtAGCCCGACGTTCTCGTACTCCACGACTCCGACCAACACCACcacacctccaccagcagcaccagcacctgcacAGCCCAGACTACAGGTGAAAGCAG agagcgGCGGCTTTGAGGAGATCagctgcaggagcagctgggcGGCCAACAGCATGAGCGCCGCGCCAAAAG GTCCCTCCATGGAGCAGCAGCACAGCTCCAGGGCCACGGAGCCGGCTCCTAGGATCATCCAAG ACCCGTATCAGACTCTAGGGCCCATCAGCAGCCGGCTCGCCAACCCAG GCTCGGGTCAGATCCAGCTGTGGCAGTtcctgctggagctgctgtCCGACAGCAACAACGCCGGCATCATCACGTGGGAGGGAACCAACGGCGAGTTCAAGATGACGGACCCGGACGAGGTGGCCAAGCGCTGGGGCGAGCGCAAGAGCAAGCCCAACATGAACTACGACAAGCTGAGCCGCGCGCTGCGCTACTACTACGACAAGAACATCATGACCAAGGTGCACGGCAAGCGCTACGCCTACAAGTTCGACTTCCAGGGCATCTCGCAGGCCCACCACAACCACTCGGCggaggggggcggcggcggggggatGGTCAAGTACCAGACGGAGATGTCCTACGTGCAGCCCTACCACAGCCACCAGCCCAAAATGAACTTCATGGGGGGCCACACCGCCCCCATGCCCGTGTCCCCCGGGAGCTTCTTCAGCCCGCCGTCGACGTACTGGAACTCCCCCAGCAGCCCCATCTACCCCGGGTCGGCCATGACCCGGCACCCCGCGGCCCACTCCCACCTGAGCTCGTACTACTGA